Proteins encoded by one window of Mesorhizobium sp. INR15:
- a CDS encoding glutamine synthetase beta-grasp domain-containing protein has protein sequence MTKYRLEYIWLDGYTPVPNLRGKTQIKEFAEFPALEQLPLWGFDGSSTMQAEGHSSDCVLKPVAVYPDPARTNGVLVMCEVMMPDGVTPHVSNKRATVLDDEGAWFGFEQEYFFYKDGRPLGFPETGYPAPQGPYYTGVGYSNVGSIARQIVEEHLDLCLAAGINHEGINAEVAKGQWEFQIFGKGSKKAADQMWMARYLLQRLTEKYEIDIEYHCKPLGDTDWNGSGMHANFSTSFMREVGGKAYFEALMAEFDKNLMDHIAVYGPDNDKRLTGKHETAPWNRFSYGIADRGASIRVPHSFVNNGYKGYLEDRRPNSQGDPYQIASQILKTIASVPASAQVSAAA, from the coding sequence ATGACGAAGTACAGGCTCGAGTACATCTGGCTCGATGGATACACCCCGGTCCCCAACCTGCGCGGCAAGACGCAGATCAAGGAATTTGCAGAGTTCCCGGCGCTCGAGCAGCTGCCGCTTTGGGGCTTTGACGGTTCGTCGACGATGCAGGCCGAAGGCCACAGCTCCGACTGCGTCCTGAAGCCCGTGGCGGTCTATCCGGATCCCGCTCGCACCAATGGTGTGCTGGTGATGTGCGAAGTCATGATGCCCGATGGCGTGACGCCGCATGTTTCCAACAAGCGCGCCACGGTTCTCGACGACGAGGGCGCCTGGTTCGGCTTCGAGCAGGAATATTTCTTCTACAAGGATGGCCGTCCGCTCGGCTTCCCCGAGACCGGCTACCCTGCGCCGCAGGGCCCTTACTACACTGGTGTCGGTTATTCGAACGTCGGCTCAATCGCGCGCCAGATCGTTGAGGAGCATCTCGATCTATGCCTCGCGGCGGGCATCAACCATGAAGGCATCAACGCCGAAGTGGCCAAGGGCCAGTGGGAATTCCAGATTTTCGGCAAGGGCTCCAAGAAGGCCGCCGACCAGATGTGGATGGCCCGCTACCTTCTGCAGCGCCTGACCGAGAAATACGAGATCGACATCGAATATCATTGCAAGCCGCTCGGCGACACCGACTGGAACGGCTCGGGTATGCACGCCAACTTCTCCACCTCCTTTATGCGCGAAGTCGGCGGCAAGGCCTATTTCGAAGCGCTGATGGCGGAGTTCGACAAGAACCTGATGGATCACATCGCCGTCTATGGCCCGGACAATGACAAGCGCCTGACCGGCAAGCACGAGACAGCGCCGTGGAACAGGTTCAGCTATGGCATCGCCGATCGCGGCGCCTCGATCCGCGTGCCGCATTCCTTCGTCAACAACGGCTACAAGGGTTATCTGGAAGACCGCCGTCCGAACTCGCAGGGCGACCCCTACCAGATCGCTTCGCAGATCCTGAAGACGATCGCATCCGTGCCGGCCAGCGCACAGGTTTCGGCCGCCGCATAG
- a CDS encoding DUF2735 domain-containing protein → MEVTSARPSAKILMFPVAVRASASNLSGKAKFAAELASLRGVRADFGDGWYHEAAIEQAEQERKR, encoded by the coding sequence ATGGAAGTCACTTCCGCCCGTCCGTCGGCAAAAATTCTGATGTTCCCGGTGGCAGTCCGCGCTTCTGCCTCAAATTTGAGCGGCAAGGCTAAATTCGCGGCAGAGCTTGCCTCGCTGCGCGGTGTTCGCGCGGATTTCGGCGACGGCTGGTATCACGAGGCAGCCATAGAGCAAGCGGAGCAGGAGCGAAAACGCTAG
- a CDS encoding MFS transporter: MAMASTAGGASRGMTREEKKVIFASSLGTVFEWYDFYLYGSLAVFIGSTFFSPTIPEATRNIFALLAFAAGFLVRPFGALLFGRIGDLVGRKYTFLVTMTIMGLSTFLVGLLPGYATLGIAAPVILIILRMLQGLALGGEYGGAATYVAEHAPDNRRGYYTSWIQTTATLGLFLSLIVILIVQASLSKETYAAWGWRIPFIVSFLLLGISIWIRLSLSESPTFQRMKDEGKGSKAPLTEAFGQWKNARIALLALLGLTAGQAVVWYNGQFYALFFLTNVLKVDAQSVNIMIAIALALGSIFFVVFGWLSDKIGRKPIIMAGLALAIVCTFPLFKALTWAANPALAKAQQSTRATVTAAPGDCRFQFNPVGTAKFTTSCDIATSFLTKNSVPYDVVSTAAAGTAASVKIGNETVNSYDAIAAGDQAKAKDAAFVKAVNMSLQDGGYPLKRAAIKVTDQKLDAFVAANPELKLDAAAIRAGEKATVPADQAIKDKLLTADEAAGAPEVTVYSIPGGGAFAMFADSAAINWPMTIGILFILVLFVTMVYGPIAAILVEMFPTRIRYTGMSLPYHIGNGWFGGLLPATVFALSAYKGDIYYGLWYPVVIAAMSLVIGMIFVRDTLGTDLNTKQ; this comes from the coding sequence ATGGCTATGGCATCGACCGCCGGCGGAGCAAGCCGCGGCATGACGCGGGAGGAGAAGAAAGTCATCTTCGCTTCCTCGCTCGGCACTGTTTTCGAATGGTACGATTTCTATCTCTACGGTTCGCTCGCGGTGTTTATCGGCTCGACGTTTTTCAGCCCAACCATTCCAGAAGCGACGCGCAACATCTTCGCGCTGCTGGCCTTCGCCGCCGGCTTCCTGGTCCGCCCGTTCGGCGCTCTGCTCTTCGGCCGTATCGGCGACCTTGTCGGCCGCAAATATACATTTCTTGTCACCATGACGATCATGGGCCTGTCGACCTTCCTGGTCGGCCTGCTGCCCGGCTATGCTACCCTTGGCATCGCGGCTCCGGTGATCCTGATTATCCTGCGCATGTTGCAGGGTCTGGCGCTCGGTGGCGAATATGGCGGTGCGGCCACCTATGTCGCCGAGCACGCGCCCGACAATCGACGCGGCTACTACACCTCGTGGATCCAGACGACGGCCACGCTCGGTCTGTTCCTGTCGCTGATTGTTATCCTGATCGTGCAGGCCTCCCTGAGCAAGGAAACCTATGCTGCCTGGGGTTGGCGCATTCCGTTTATTGTTTCATTCCTGCTGCTCGGCATATCGATCTGGATCCGGCTGTCGCTTTCGGAATCGCCGACGTTCCAGCGCATGAAGGACGAGGGCAAGGGCTCCAAGGCGCCGCTGACGGAAGCCTTCGGCCAGTGGAAGAACGCCAGGATTGCGCTGCTGGCATTGCTCGGCCTCACCGCCGGTCAGGCCGTGGTCTGGTACAACGGCCAGTTCTACGCGCTGTTCTTCCTCACCAACGTCCTTAAGGTCGATGCGCAATCGGTGAATATCATGATCGCCATCGCGCTGGCGCTCGGCTCGATATTCTTCGTCGTCTTCGGCTGGCTCTCCGACAAGATCGGCCGCAAGCCTATCATCATGGCGGGGCTCGCCTTGGCGATCGTCTGCACGTTCCCGCTGTTCAAAGCCTTGACATGGGCCGCCAATCCGGCACTCGCCAAAGCCCAGCAGAGCACGCGCGCGACGGTAACCGCCGCACCTGGAGACTGCAGATTCCAGTTCAATCCGGTGGGTACGGCGAAGTTCACAACGTCATGCGACATCGCGACTTCGTTCCTCACCAAGAACTCGGTCCCTTATGACGTGGTGTCGACGGCTGCGGCTGGAACGGCTGCTTCAGTCAAGATCGGCAATGAGACGGTGAATTCCTATGACGCCATCGCCGCCGGCGATCAGGCCAAGGCCAAGGACGCTGCTTTCGTCAAGGCCGTCAACATGTCACTGCAGGACGGTGGCTATCCACTGAAGCGTGCCGCGATCAAGGTTACGGACCAGAAGCTTGATGCGTTTGTCGCGGCCAATCCGGAATTGAAGCTTGATGCCGCCGCCATTCGTGCCGGCGAGAAGGCAACGGTTCCGGCGGATCAGGCGATCAAGGACAAGCTGCTGACCGCCGACGAGGCGGCAGGAGCGCCCGAGGTCACCGTCTATAGCATCCCCGGTGGCGGTGCCTTTGCCATGTTCGCCGATTCGGCCGCAATCAACTGGCCGATGACAATCGGCATCCTGTTCATCCTGGTCCTGTTCGTGACCATGGTTTATGGGCCGATTGCCGCGATCCTGGTCGAGATGTTCCCGACTCGCATCCGATACACTGGCATGTCGCTGCCTTATCACATCGGCAACGGCTGGTTCGGTGGCCTGCTTCCGGCGACCGTCTTCGCGCTCAGCGCCTACAAGGGCGATATCTACTATGGTCTCTGGTATCCGGTGGTCATCGCCGCGATGTCGCTGGTCATCGGCATGATCTTCGTCAGGGATACGCTGGGAACTGACCTGAACACCAAGCAGTAA
- a CDS encoding ATP12 family chaperone protein gives MRDILNDLEAGKQLSDPDPVRRAQIQMKTHLPKRFYKAAAVALVENGFAVHLDGKPVRTPGKALLALPTEKAATLVADEFAAQGETINPVTMPVMRLVNTAIDGVASDPQAVLEDILRFASSDMLCYRADAPQGLVERQNQHWDPVIDWARAVLGARFNLAEGIIHVEQPRETIAVLGVHLSQRAEPMRLAAIHVMTSLTGSALLALAVDFGELDAEAAWAAGHVDEDWQIEQWGQDAEAVARRSARKRDMMAAASVLEALKN, from the coding sequence ATGCGTGATATCCTAAACGATCTCGAAGCCGGAAAGCAGCTGTCCGACCCGGATCCAGTGCGCCGCGCCCAGATCCAGATGAAGACACACTTGCCGAAGCGCTTCTACAAAGCCGCCGCGGTGGCGCTGGTCGAAAACGGCTTTGCCGTGCATCTCGACGGCAAGCCGGTGCGCACGCCAGGCAAAGCGCTGCTGGCGCTGCCGACGGAAAAAGCGGCAACGCTTGTGGCCGATGAATTCGCCGCGCAAGGCGAGACCATAAATCCGGTGACGATGCCGGTCATGCGTCTGGTCAACACCGCCATCGATGGCGTTGCCAGCGACCCGCAGGCAGTGCTTGAGGACATCCTGCGCTTCGCCTCGTCCGATATGCTCTGCTACCGCGCCGACGCACCGCAAGGGCTGGTAGAGCGGCAGAACCAGCATTGGGACCCGGTGATCGACTGGGCGAGGGCGGTTCTTGGCGCGCGCTTCAACCTCGCCGAAGGTATCATCCATGTCGAGCAGCCGCGCGAGACCATCGCTGTGCTGGGTGTCCACCTCAGCCAACGTGCGGAGCCGATGCGGTTGGCTGCCATTCACGTAATGACATCGTTGACCGGGTCGGCACTGCTGGCGCTAGCGGTCGATTTCGGCGAACTTGATGCGGAGGCCGCATGGGCCGCCGGTCACGTCGACGAGGATTGGCAGATCGAGCAGTGGGGACAAGATGCCGAGGCCGTCGCACGGCGCTCCGCCCGCAAACGCGACATGATGGCCGCTGCAAGTGTTCTTGAGGCACTCAAGAACTAG
- a CDS encoding DMT family transporter yields MAAAAIMVGLTFSWGLNYVAAKISYAGYDPVFLSIARSVIGGLCVVLWCRWRGIALFRRDGTLLAGIAVGVLFGIEFLCLYVGLEHTTVARNTLLVNTMPFWMLVGGHFLLGEQITLRKLLGLLLAFAGLASVFSDKLSGGDMLFGDLLSLGSGFFWAVTNILIKRSKLVEASAEKLLLYQLAGAAVVGMLVLPLAGPAIRDPAVLPTLALLFQAVYIVAFTYVLWFWLLRRYPASGLSSFTFLSPVFGVLCGALFLNEPLTIRIFLALGLIAAGLIIVNRPARKQVPV; encoded by the coding sequence ATGGCGGCCGCTGCCATCATGGTCGGCCTGACCTTTTCCTGGGGGCTGAACTACGTCGCCGCCAAGATCTCCTATGCCGGCTACGATCCCGTTTTCCTGTCGATCGCCCGCTCGGTCATCGGCGGCCTATGCGTCGTCCTCTGGTGCCGGTGGCGCGGCATCGCATTGTTTCGTCGTGACGGAACACTGCTGGCCGGCATTGCCGTTGGCGTTCTGTTCGGCATCGAGTTCCTCTGCCTCTATGTCGGCCTGGAGCACACGACGGTTGCCCGCAACACGCTTCTGGTCAACACCATGCCGTTCTGGATGCTGGTCGGCGGCCATTTCCTGCTTGGCGAGCAGATCACGTTGCGCAAACTGCTTGGCCTGCTGCTCGCCTTCGCCGGTCTTGCCTCGGTTTTTTCCGACAAGCTTAGCGGCGGAGACATGCTATTTGGCGACCTGTTGAGCCTCGGCTCCGGTTTCTTCTGGGCCGTCACCAATATCCTCATCAAGCGATCGAAGCTGGTCGAGGCGAGCGCCGAGAAGCTCTTGCTCTATCAACTCGCCGGCGCGGCCGTTGTCGGTATGCTGGTCCTGCCTCTTGCCGGTCCGGCTATTCGCGATCCTGCCGTGCTCCCGACATTGGCGCTGCTTTTCCAGGCGGTCTATATCGTCGCCTTCACCTATGTTCTGTGGTTCTGGCTGTTGCGCCGCTATCCGGCATCAGGTCTGTCCAGTTTCACCTTCCTGTCGCCGGTTTTCGGTGTGCTTTGTGGCGCGCTGTTCTTGAATGAGCCGCTGACCATTCGCATTTTCCTGGCGCTTGGCCTCATTGCCGCCGGCCTGATCATCGTCAACCGGCCGGCGCGCAAGCAGGTGCCGGTGTGA
- a CDS encoding RluA family pseudouridine synthase: protein MAGVEQITVEAGEAGMRLDRWFKTHFPGLGFGHLQKLLRSGQIRVDGGRVKADTRVEPGQMVRVPPLEVDKKGESALTGYSIRNQGDADVLAKMLIHEDPKVFVFNKPAGLAVQGGSGVTRNVDDMLEAWRSQKGEKPRLVHRLDRDTSGVLVVARTRLAAMKLSEAFRARETKKTYWALVKGVPPKREDKISTWLIKEPTPDGDRVRVANHGEKGADHAVSYYRVIEQAAQTMTWLEMEPYTGRTHQLRVHAAYIGCPIIGDPKYFEADTNWDFPGGLQNKLHLHARRIIIPHPDKGFIDVTAPMPPHMRQSWNLIGFDDASAED, encoded by the coding sequence ATGGCAGGCGTTGAACAGATAACAGTGGAGGCTGGCGAGGCGGGTATGCGGCTCGATCGCTGGTTCAAGACCCACTTTCCGGGGCTTGGTTTCGGCCACCTGCAGAAGCTGCTGCGTTCCGGCCAGATCCGCGTCGATGGCGGCCGAGTCAAGGCCGATACCCGCGTCGAGCCGGGCCAGATGGTTCGCGTCCCGCCGCTCGAGGTGGACAAGAAGGGCGAAAGCGCGCTGACCGGTTACTCGATCCGCAATCAGGGTGATGCCGACGTTCTGGCGAAGATGCTGATCCATGAGGATCCCAAGGTCTTTGTCTTCAACAAGCCTGCGGGTCTCGCCGTTCAGGGCGGCTCGGGCGTTACCCGCAATGTCGACGACATGCTGGAAGCCTGGCGCAGCCAGAAGGGCGAGAAGCCGCGGCTGGTCCACCGGCTCGACCGCGACACCTCGGGCGTGCTGGTTGTCGCACGCACCCGGCTCGCCGCCATGAAGCTTTCCGAGGCGTTTCGCGCGCGGGAAACCAAGAAGACCTACTGGGCGCTGGTCAAGGGCGTGCCGCCCAAGCGTGAGGACAAGATCTCGACCTGGCTGATTAAAGAGCCGACGCCCGACGGTGACCGCGTGCGCGTTGCCAACCATGGCGAAAAGGGCGCCGACCACGCCGTGTCTTACTACCGCGTCATCGAGCAGGCGGCCCAGACGATGACCTGGCTGGAGATGGAGCCCTATACCGGCCGCACGCACCAGCTGCGCGTCCATGCGGCTTACATCGGCTGCCCGATCATCGGCGACCCCAAATATTTCGAGGCCGACACCAACTGGGACTTTCCAGGCGGCCTGCAGAACAAGCTGCATCTGCATGCACGGCGTATCATCATCCCGCATCCCGACAAGGGTTTCATTGATGTCACCGCGCCGATGCCGCCGCACATGCGCCAGAGCTGGAATCTGATCGGATTCGACGACGCCAGCGCGGAGGATTAA
- the crcB gene encoding fluoride efflux transporter CrcB encodes MFNLLLVVVGGGIGAGIRHLTNIGALRLVGPNYPWGTMVINIIGSFVMGVFIASLVRRGGSNELRLFVATGILGGFTTFSAFSLDFATLWERGSTLPALGYALASVIGAIIALFLGLWLARSLP; translated from the coding sequence ATGTTCAATCTGCTTCTCGTTGTGGTTGGTGGTGGCATCGGCGCCGGCATCCGCCATCTCACCAACATCGGCGCGCTGCGTCTCGTCGGCCCCAACTATCCCTGGGGCACGATGGTCATCAACATTATCGGCTCCTTCGTCATGGGCGTGTTCATCGCATCTCTGGTGCGGCGTGGCGGCTCGAACGAGCTCAGGCTGTTTGTCGCCACCGGTATTCTCGGCGGCTTCACCACTTTCTCCGCTTTTTCGCTCGATTTCGCGACGCTTTGGGAGCGCGGTTCGACACTTCCGGCACTCGGATATGCGCTTGCCAGCGTCATTGGCGCCATTATCGCCCTGTTTCTGGGTCTTTGGCTCGCAAGAAGCCTGCCTTAG
- a CDS encoding DUF779 domain-containing protein has product MLDKISLGKVSATPAARSFLAEIIADHGPVLFHQSGGCCDGSSPMCYPRNDFMVGDNDVMLGEIDETPVYISASQFEVWKHTDLIIDVVPGRGGMFSLDNGRERRFLTRSTVCVVPVAGGARD; this is encoded by the coding sequence ATGCTAGACAAGATCTCGCTGGGAAAAGTTTCGGCCACGCCGGCGGCCAGAAGCTTTCTGGCGGAAATCATCGCGGACCATGGGCCGGTCCTGTTCCATCAATCCGGCGGCTGTTGCGATGGTTCCTCGCCCATGTGCTATCCCCGCAATGATTTCATGGTCGGCGACAATGACGTCATGCTGGGGGAGATCGACGAGACGCCGGTCTACATCAGTGCTTCGCAATTCGAGGTGTGGAAACACACTGACCTGATCATCGATGTGGTGCCGGGCAGGGGCGGCATGTTCTCGCTCGACAATGGGCGTGAGAGACGGTTTCTGACGCGTTCGACGGTCTGTGTTGTTCCAGTTGCGGGAGGCGCAAGGGATTGA
- the adh gene encoding aldehyde dehydrogenase — translation MNKVEFSRTAKVPFAKRYDNYIGGKWVAPHSGRYFENISPVTGRPLGEVARSDAKDIEAALDAAHKAKDAWGRTSAAARALILNRIADRMEDNLDLLALAETWDNGKPIRETTAADLPLAIDHFRYFAGAVRGQEGGISEIDHDTVAYHFHEPLGVVGQIIPWNFPLLMAVWKLAPALAAGNCVVLKPAEQTPATIMLWADLIGDLLPDGVLNIVNGFGLEAGKPLASSNRIAKIAFTGETTTGRLISQYASQNLIPVTLELGGKSPNIFFQDVTAEDDDFFDKAIEGFVMFALNQGEVCTCPSRALVHEKIYDKFMDKALKRVEAIVQGDPLDPATMIGAQASSEQLEKILSYFDIGRQEGAEVLTGGEQNHLPGDLAGGYYVKPTVFKGHNKMRVFQEEIFGPVVSVTTFKDDDEALSIANDTLYGLGAGIWSRDANRCYRFGRAIQAGRVWTNCYHAYPAHAAFGGYKQSGIGRENHKMMLDHYQQTKNMLVSYSPKKLGFF, via the coding sequence ATGAACAAGGTTGAATTTTCGCGCACGGCCAAGGTTCCCTTCGCCAAGCGCTATGACAATTACATCGGCGGCAAATGGGTCGCCCCGCATTCCGGGAGATATTTTGAGAACATCTCCCCCGTCACCGGCCGACCACTGGGCGAGGTCGCCCGCTCCGATGCCAAGGATATCGAAGCGGCGCTCGATGCCGCGCACAAGGCCAAGGACGCCTGGGGCAGAACGAGTGCTGCCGCACGCGCGCTGATCCTCAATCGTATCGCCGATCGTATGGAAGACAATCTCGACCTGCTGGCGCTCGCCGAGACCTGGGATAATGGCAAGCCGATCCGCGAGACGACCGCCGCCGACCTGCCACTCGCCATTGATCATTTCCGCTATTTCGCCGGCGCCGTGCGCGGCCAGGAAGGCGGCATCTCCGAGATCGACCACGATACGGTTGCCTACCATTTTCATGAGCCGCTTGGCGTCGTCGGTCAGATCATTCCGTGGAATTTCCCACTGCTGATGGCCGTGTGGAAACTGGCGCCCGCGCTCGCCGCCGGCAATTGCGTGGTGCTCAAGCCCGCCGAACAGACGCCCGCCACCATCATGCTTTGGGCTGATCTCATCGGCGACCTGTTGCCTGATGGCGTGCTCAACATCGTCAACGGCTTTGGCCTCGAAGCCGGCAAGCCGCTCGCCTCGTCAAACCGTATCGCTAAGATTGCCTTCACCGGCGAGACCACGACCGGCAGGCTGATCTCGCAATATGCCAGCCAGAACCTCATCCCGGTGACGCTCGAACTCGGCGGGAAGTCGCCCAACATCTTCTTCCAGGACGTGACCGCGGAGGACGACGATTTCTTCGACAAGGCGATCGAGGGCTTCGTCATGTTCGCCCTCAACCAGGGCGAGGTCTGCACCTGCCCCAGCCGGGCGCTGGTGCATGAGAAGATCTACGACAAGTTCATGGACAAGGCGCTGAAGCGTGTCGAGGCGATCGTCCAGGGCGACCCTCTCGATCCGGCAACGATGATCGGTGCCCAGGCATCGAGCGAACAGCTGGAAAAGATCCTGAGCTACTTTGACATCGGCCGCCAGGAAGGTGCCGAAGTGTTGACTGGTGGCGAACAGAACCATCTGCCGGGAGATCTGGCTGGCGGCTATTACGTCAAGCCGACAGTGTTCAAGGGCCACAACAAGATGCGCGTCTTCCAGGAGGAGATTTTCGGACCGGTGGTCTCGGTGACGACCTTCAAGGATGACGATGAGGCACTGTCGATCGCCAATGACACGCTCTACGGCCTTGGCGCCGGCATCTGGAGCCGCGATGCGAACCGCTGCTACCGCTTCGGCCGCGCCATCCAGGCCGGCCGCGTGTGGACCAACTGCTATCATGCCTACCCGGCGCATGCGGCGTTTGGCGGCTACAAGCAATCGGGCATCGGGCGTGAAAACCACAAGATGATGCTCGACCACTATCAGCAGACCAAGAACATGCTGGTCAGCTACAGCCCGAAGAAGCTCGGCTTCTTCTGA
- a CDS encoding helix-turn-helix domain-containing protein, with the protein MSGRQPTGHHADFIQASIASSDAARSALVASWRRSLTLHGLDPAERKATRRLTEGELRHARQRIEPLLRAADASLDRLYLAVGGIGCCVLLADREGIPLERRGSVADDDTFDEWGLWTGTVWSEVSEGTNGIGTCLADQRALTIHRDQHFFSRNTLLSCTTAPIYDHEGNLVAALDVSSCRSDLTEGFVNLIAIAVGDAARRIEAENFRLAFSGARILLAPVAERSAGALIAVDADDLVIGATRSARLALGITQQTLAKGLPAADILGGSAKAAEDLDEAERGVVQRAIARADGNVSAAASNLGISRATLHRKLARFGIRRPH; encoded by the coding sequence GTGAGCGGACGGCAGCCGACTGGCCATCATGCGGATTTTATCCAGGCTTCCATCGCCAGCAGCGATGCGGCCCGCTCGGCATTGGTCGCCTCATGGCGGCGCTCGCTGACATTGCATGGCCTCGATCCGGCTGAGCGAAAGGCGACGCGACGACTGACCGAAGGCGAACTCCGGCATGCTCGACAACGCATAGAGCCATTGCTGCGCGCTGCGGATGCTAGCCTCGACCGCCTTTATCTCGCAGTCGGCGGCATTGGATGCTGCGTGCTGCTTGCCGATCGTGAAGGCATTCCGCTCGAACGCCGCGGCTCTGTCGCGGATGACGACACGTTCGATGAATGGGGCTTGTGGACGGGCACCGTCTGGAGCGAGGTCTCGGAGGGCACCAACGGCATCGGCACATGCCTTGCCGATCAGCGCGCGCTGACGATCCACCGCGACCAGCATTTCTTCTCGCGCAACACGCTGCTCAGTTGCACCACCGCGCCGATCTACGATCATGAAGGCAATCTGGTGGCGGCACTCGATGTGTCGTCATGCCGGTCGGACCTGACCGAAGGCTTTGTCAATCTGATCGCTATCGCGGTGGGCGATGCGGCGCGCCGCATCGAGGCCGAGAATTTCCGTCTGGCGTTTTCCGGCGCCCGCATCCTGCTGGCGCCGGTGGCTGAGCGCAGCGCCGGGGCCTTGATCGCCGTCGATGCCGACGATCTGGTGATCGGAGCGACACGCTCGGCCCGTCTTGCTCTCGGCATCACGCAACAGACCTTGGCCAAGGGGCTTCCTGCCGCGGACATCCTTGGCGGTTCGGCAAAGGCAGCTGAAGACCTGGACGAGGCGGAGCGCGGCGTGGTTCAGCGCGCCATCGCACGCGCCGATGGCAATGTCTCGGCGGCCGCCAGCAATCTGGGGATTTCGCGTGCCACCTTGCATCGCAAGCTCGCGCGCTTCGGCATCCGCCGTCCGCACTGA
- a CDS encoding aspartyl/asparaginyl beta-hydroxylase domain-containing protein, with protein sequence MTKTLRKSLRKFAIAIPLLAIGFYFIPIITSVFIVLGLIDVLRNDRKDLSLFSGYFLGNGIFTWLLSPFNLLVDLLCYRNPGVWKLEQFPADYQREVNEVLDVFKARKDEIIADIDANFGTGRRGMYVYQWYGKHRIDNVAEFNKDFKYIKTIAVSVFSKRESTSWHFGPLRLSLRILYNLVPVKSEIFVECGTVKNYWYDNPLFIFDDTLLHRSVNEYDGRRYCVFMDIIRPSPVPSLIAGMLAIVSVSVERINSMFYKNWKMIGSTKPKKVETI encoded by the coding sequence ATGACAAAAACCCTTCGCAAATCCCTTCGCAAGTTTGCCATCGCCATTCCATTGCTAGCTATTGGCTTCTATTTCATCCCGATCATCACCTCGGTTTTCATCGTGCTCGGCCTCATCGATGTGCTGCGCAACGACCGCAAGGATCTGTCGCTTTTCAGCGGCTATTTCCTCGGCAACGGCATTTTCACCTGGCTGCTGTCGCCATTCAATTTGCTTGTCGATCTCTTGTGCTACCGAAACCCGGGTGTCTGGAAGCTGGAACAGTTTCCGGCCGACTATCAGCGCGAGGTCAATGAAGTCCTTGATGTCTTCAAGGCACGCAAGGACGAGATCATCGCTGATATCGATGCCAATTTCGGCACCGGCCGGCGCGGCATGTATGTCTACCAATGGTACGGCAAGCACCGGATCGACAACGTCGCCGAGTTCAACAAGGATTTCAAATACATCAAGACGATCGCCGTTTCCGTGTTCAGCAAGCGCGAATCGACCTCATGGCACTTCGGGCCGCTTCGGCTGAGCCTGCGGATTCTCTACAATCTCGTGCCGGTGAAATCAGAGATTTTCGTCGAATGCGGCACCGTCAAGAACTACTGGTACGACAATCCGCTGTTCATCTTCGACGACACTCTGCTGCATCGCTCCGTCAACGAATATGACGGGCGTCGCTACTGCGTGTTCATGGATATCATCCGTCCGTCCCCGGTTCCCAGCCTCATCGCCGGGATGCTCGCCATTGTTTCGGTGAGCGTCGAACGCATCAACTCGATGTTCTACAAGAACTGGAAGATGATCGGGTCGACCAAGCCGAAGAAGGTTGAAACCATCTGA
- a CDS encoding DUF930 domain-containing protein — translation MLHTLLAATLALMPLPKRPKRMEEERVSVDILTPQQFEAATRPPPVLAAPPTPQPEIQAAPTPPPSAPEPQLPKAPAMIRPTQMLSAKTLADPRSRQARADLKTFAADERMVQLCNLEAMDQIRRWRADYQPERVVPYATAEEKIAGTTIAANGAAFRSRKNWYGLRFKCQLAQDGESVIGFEFLVGDPVARDKWDELGLPAVH, via the coding sequence TTGCTCCACACGCTGCTGGCGGCGACACTGGCCCTGATGCCGCTACCCAAGCGCCCGAAACGCATGGAGGAGGAGCGGGTGTCGGTCGACATCCTGACGCCGCAGCAGTTCGAGGCGGCAACCAGGCCGCCACCGGTCCTGGCGGCACCTCCCACTCCGCAACCCGAGATTCAAGCTGCACCAACGCCGCCTCCAAGCGCTCCAGAACCGCAACTGCCCAAGGCGCCCGCCATGATTCGCCCGACGCAAATGCTGTCGGCAAAAACCCTGGCCGATCCGCGTAGCAGGCAGGCGCGCGCGGATCTCAAAACCTTCGCCGCCGACGAGCGCATGGTGCAACTGTGCAATCTCGAAGCCATGGACCAGATCCGGCGGTGGCGGGCGGACTATCAGCCCGAACGGGTGGTGCCCTATGCTACGGCCGAAGAAAAGATCGCCGGTACGACGATCGCCGCCAACGGTGCGGCTTTCCGCAGCCGTAAAAACTGGTACGGTCTGAGGTTCAAATGCCAGCTCGCGCAGGACGGCGAAAGCGTCATCGGCTTTGAATTCCTGGTCGGCGACCCCGTGGCTAGGGATAAATGGGACGAGCTTGGCTTGCCGGCGGTGCATTGA